TGAGGGAAGAGTGAAAGGATGAGGggaaagcatgtgcaaaggtccggCGGCGACCTGAGAAGTGCTGGGTGCTCCAGGAGCAACAAAGCAGCCAGCGTGGCTGGAGTACCAtgagtgagggcaggggagggctgggTCAGGAAGAATCACGTGAGACATGGAAAGGCCTTTAAATTCTATTCTAAATAGAAGTTAGGAAGCCTTTGGGGGGAAGAGAGCAAAGAAGGCATGCTCTCCATTATGTTTCAGAAGGATTCTCCGGAAGCTGAATGGACAAGAGACGgcggggagaagcagggagacgGGTGAGGAGGCTGATGCCATAGTCCAGAGGACAGCGGGGTGACAGCAAAGGCTGAGAAGTGTCCAGATCCAAGACAAACTCCGGAGGGAGAGCCGAAAGCATTGCCTGGAAGATCAAGGTACTGGGTTTTATTCTACCAACACGCACCCTTCTATTTCCTGCTCCTCTTTTTCAGAATGGCCTCTGgtgtttttgcttctcttctatCCAAAcgtattcattaaaaaaaaatgttttaatctttatttatgagagagagagagagagagagagagagagagagagagagagagagagacagcaagcaggggaggggcagagagagagggagacacagaacccaaagcaggctccaggctccgagctgtcagcacagagcccgatgtggggctcaaacccatgaaccatgagatcatggcctgagcctaactcgacgcttaactgactgagccccccggacACCCCTATTACACTGACTCTTTAAAGTTCTATGGTGGTCGTTTCACTTTGttagggctgccgtaacaaaatccCGCAGACTGGAGAActtaaatctgttttctcatggttctggatgCTGGAAGCCTGAGATCAAGGTGACCAAGTTCGGTTTCTTCTGAGGCCGGCCGCCTTAGCTGGCAGACAGCTgtgtctttcctctgtgctcagGCATCCCTGGTGTCCCTCTGTATGTCCCAATTTCCTCTTCGTACAAGGCCATTGGCCCATTTGCCTCATTTTAAGTtgataatctcttttttttttaaggaaatttcaaaaaaaaaaatttgacatttattcatttttgaaagagagagagagagacagagggcaagctggagaggggcaggaagggagacacagaatccggagcaggcttcaggctctgagctgccggcacagagcccaatgcggggctcgaactcacacaccgtgagatcatgacctgagccgaagtcagccgcccaaccgactgagccacccaggcgccccagatttaaatatattaagatgaaattctcagggtgcctgggtggctcagtcacttgagcatccaactgttgatttcagtaCAGGTCAtgaccagggtcatgggatcgagccacaTCCgtctccgtgctgagcatggagcccatttaagattctctctctccctctacctctctccctcactcacacactctctctctctaaaatatgaaatgatatgaaatgaaataaaaatgaaattcatgtAACATGCTGTTAACCATTTTAGAGTGGACAATTCAGGGGCATTTAGCGCTTTCAAAGTGTGGTACAACCACGTCCTCTGTGGTTGCCACACATTCCCATCACCCCCAAAGGGAAACCCCACCCCATTCAGCAGCagcccccccatccccctcccccagcccctggcagccactgatcttCGTTCCGTCCTTACAGATTTTCCTATTCTGAGTATTTCACGCGACGGCATCCTACCGTGTgggcttttgtgtctggcttccttcactgagCGCGAATTTTCCAAGGCCCAGctatgttgtagcaggtgtcagagtTCTGTTCCTTTCCGTGGCTAACATTCCACTGGGTGGATGGAGCACACCATTTGGATTATCTGTTCTTCGCGGATTCACACCTGGGCTCTTTCCACCTTTTGGCAGTTGTGAATAGTACTACTGTGAATATGCGTGCATGTGAATTTGTTTGAGTCCCTGTTTGCAGTTCAGGACATGCCTGGGGGCCAGATGCCTCACAGGCATCCCTCAGCACCTTACGTAAGacaacacccctcccccaactctcctgcctcctttcctggCTTCATAACTCTGGCGACCATATAAAATCACATATATTCACCTATCTATTCGCCTACTTTGGGACTTCCGCTTCCTGCTGACAAGTTGACGAGTTTTTCCACTGCCGTATCGCCAGGGCTCCGACAGTCCCTGGCATATATCCGTGATCTCTTGTGACAGTTATCTGTCGTAGGATTGTGTATCTATTGTAAATCCATTGTGACGGTAATGGGGTGaaacaaactcttccaaaacttAGCGGCTTCAAACGACAGCCACTCGTTTGCCTCACGGTCCTGCAGGTCGGGAACGTAGACTGGGCTCAGTTGCGTGATTGTCGCATGGGAACACGAGGCCGGAACACAGATAATTACAAAACGAAGCCAAAAGGAGCACATTAGAAGTGAAAAGTGCCCCCCAAAAGCCCAGGAGAGGGGAGGCCTCCGCTCGCTGGGCAGGATGTGGTCTGGAACTGGACACAGGGAGGAGATTTCAGGGGGTGGCAAAGGTCAAGGGCACTTGAGTGCTTGGCAGGCAGCCCATGGGGCTGGACtgtaaggcggggggggggggggggggggggtgcttggaTGTCAAACCAAAGCAGCCAAGAAACACCAGAGGAGAGGATGGTGAAGACAGCGGGGCCTGTGGCATACCTGCCCCGGAGGAGGCCCCCCAACTTTCTCCTGCCATGGAAACATGTGCTCCCCCAACTTCCAGAGATCCCCGCGAGCCAAGGACTCACCTTCGTATCATAATCCCACACAtcacaagggagggagggaggcgtgGAGAGGTATGCGCCCGTGTTGTCAAAGCACTGGTATCGGGTGGGCATCTGCTCTGAGCCTTGCTTCGCCCCGCCATCCAAGCCAGAGAGAGGGGCCAGGAAGTACAGGGCCAGAGAGCACCCTGTCTGCACAGCAGCTGCGTGGCCCGGGTTCGTCCAAGCTCTAGGGCCCAGTGGACACGGTGAATACAGTCCTGCCCCTGAGAAGACAAACTCAGAGGGAGTGGGGAGCCCACGTACCTCAAAACCAGGAGGGACGTGATCTGGTCAGTGGACACGGCCTCGTTCTTGCAGTGAATGAATCGGGGGGATAACCTGGCATCTAGCTGCTGGCGGGTCTCCCAGGATTGTTCCTGGGAACCAGTTCGTGGGTCTGATTCCCTGGGTGAACTGACGGAGCCGACCTGCCAGGCCGAGGCCCACCCTGGGGGCCTGCAACGGTCACCACGAGATGGCAGCCGACCCACATCACGCCTGCACGGAGCCTCAGGGAATCCACAGAGGCTCTCCGTCTCAACAAGCAGAGGCTGCCTTAAGCCCTAAAATGTGATGCCTCACATGATCTGGTCATGACTGTGGCCTCCTGGCTCGGTTCACAGCTCAGCCGGCCCCGACTGCACAGCTCACAGACCAGCCGAGGACACGGCACCAGCTCTGCGTCCCAGCTAGAGAGGCCAGGCAGGGGCCCAGCGCACCTGTCCTGCTGGAGaatggaggaaggggaaaagagccCCCTGCTGGTCCAGGTAAGCCAGTGCCCTGTTGGCCTCAGCCCCGGATTGGAGgtgtctccaccccccccccccaaggctctTGGGAGGACGGGCTGGGTTCACCCCCACCCTGAGCCTTGCAGTGTGCTCGGACCGGCCAGTAGGTGGGCGCCCGTGAGGGGCTAAGTTTAGGATGGGGGGTTACTGATCAGGCACCCGACCGTCACCCCTCACCTTGCTCCAGCTCCGAAACGTTTCCTGTTGTTGCCTTGTGTTTGCCGTGGCTGCGTCCATGCTCTGGGAACGGGGGGACGGTGCCCACTGGGGCCTTCGGGACCTCCCTCCTGTCCTGCTCATCCACCTCCACCTGTGACTACGCCCCCACCAGCCTCTTGGCCTTCTTACCCGCCCTggtgcccccttcccccctcctgctcccccctgccccccacaaccTGGTGCCAGCAACCTGCCCTTTTGCTCCTACTGACTGTTGGGGTCTCAGGGGCTGATAAATAGTTCTCTTCTCCTCAGCTCCAAGTTCATAACGGATGAGGTTTTGAtgcagagtcagatgtgggggcaggggaggggtcagcACTTCCCGACAGTCCACACCTGGCCCGGCCAGTGCCCCAGAGGGTGGCTGAGTGTCCTGCTGGAGGGCCCTGAATCCCACAGAGCCCTGGTCTCAGGCcgcccttctccctgccctgggaGCCTGCCTCCTACAGCTGTAGGCCCGGTACCACGTCTGTGCTCCGACAGTGGGACCAGCCCAGCAGACCCTGGGACATTGGGGCTGGTCTCAGAGCGGGGAGCAGAAAGGGCAGTCCCCTGGGCCAGCCCTTCTGCctgacagcccccacccccctggccTGGGTGGGGAAGCCCCTCTCTCCACCGCACGTACAGACCAACCCACACAGATGCTTTTCCAAACCCGGGGTAACCGGCTGCCTGCCCGTGCCTGCGCTGCAGGAAGGTCAGGGGGCCTGACCCACATCCTTCATCACACGGGTGGGTCGGGGGAGATAAAGGGCAGGAGCGTGTTGGTGGAACGGCTGCCTCTCTGGATCCCCTTGCTCAGTCTGGACCGTGAACTGGCAGGGTACAGGCAGCCCTCGTTCGAAAGGAGGTGGGCCCTCACCGTCCCCTCTGCCGCCTGGCTGAACGCGACGAGCCCGGAGGCCACCATGTCTCCGGACTCCGAGGGCCTCTGAGCACCCCCTTCTCTATGCACTGTCCAGCCTTTTCCCGCTGCCGGGCTCTGACCCCTGGCCGCGAGGAGGAGGCCACCTCCCTGTTGGTTATCGCGTCGTGCTGGTGAAGTCTccctgttcatccctccctcctctgcaggACCCCGGGTGCCAGGAGGGGCCGCTCACTTCAAGCCGTCCAGGTCCGGTGCCCCAAGAGGAGCGGGTCTGGAGGGCAGGCCCCGGGGGAGGcccggcctcctccctccccttgggAATCGGCTGCCTGCGGTGCCTGACCTTCCTGCTcaacttcctcttctctctgcttggTCTGCTGGCCCTGGCCATCGGGCTCTGGGGCTTGGCCGTCAAGGGGTCTCTGGGGAGCGTCTGGGGGGCGGCCCTGCCCGAAGACCCCATTCTGGGACTGGTACTGGGGGGGCTGGCCGTCAGTGCGGTGAGCCTGGCGGGCTGCCTGGGGGCCCTGTGTGAGAGCGCTTTTCTGCTCCGCTGCTTCTCGGGGGGTCTCGTCGCCTTCCTGCTGCTGGAGGCCGTGGTGGGTGCCCTGCTGGTGGCCCTCTGGGGCCCGCTGCAGGATGGCCTGGAGCACACCCTGCGTGCGGCCATCACCCACTATCAGGATGACCCGGGCCTGCGCTTCCTTATTGACCAAGTCCAGCTTGGGCTGCAGTGCTGCGGGGCGTCTTCCTACCGGGACTGGACGCGGAACGTGTGAGTCCCGGGCCCAAGGGGGAGGGACGGTCCCCAGCGGCCAGCACACCAGGCCACGCACTCGCTCGCGTGGGCACACTCACTCGTGCACGTGCTCACGTGGACACGCttgcatgtatgcacacacacgtgcacgtgcacactcTTGGGCCCGTGTTTCTGCTCCTTCTCGTGGACCAGGACCAGGTGGACCGAGATCGAGCCAGCAGAGTCAGAAAGTCACTTTTGGGGGTGTTTTTGTGAAGGTCATCGCACAGGACATCTCAGTGTCAAATGAAAATGACTTTTAGGTTACTTGGGGACACGGCTCCGGGCTCCACGGTTCTCCCTCAACAGCGTGTGCACGCCGGTGTCCGCGTGCGAGCGTGCGTCTGTGTGTGCATGGATTTAGGGACACGGTGTAGTGTATTTTTTACACTGTGCCTGAGGACAACTGGCCACGAGAGACAGAGCCATACAGAGGCTTGAAAAACAGCCATCTGTATCCAACGGTCACTCAAACATGCCAGGCACTCCAGAAGCATCCATGTGGGTGTTCTCACTCACAGgctgtgtctgactttggattgGTGGCGGGCCCCTGTGGGGTCACGTTGCCACCTATCCTGCCGGCTTTCGAGTCCTTGTCTCGGTGAGGCCCACTCTTCCGGGAGATGAGAGCAGGCCTGTGAGGGAGGGCAAGGGGGGTGACCTGGAGGCACAGGACCCTGGACCCCAGTCAAAGGCCGGGGACGCTGGGCTGCTGCCCGGAGAGGGGGGCCGTGAGGAGAGCAGCTTCCTCCCGCCTGGCGAGCTCCTCCCAAGTGCTGCCCCTCACTCCCTGTTGTGACCCCCCCGCAGGCTTCcgcccacctgccccctccagtCCTGCCTGTTCAGACCAACTCAGCAGCCCCCACCGAGCGAGGCGGTCTTCATTCCCCCCCTCACGAGCTTGTCTCTCCCCCTTGAACCCTGTCACCAAATACGTCCCTTCTAGCCGAGATTTTACAGGTGCCTGCATGTGCGCAGGGCTACTGGGTGCTGGGATAAGCTCCGGAAACCTGGGTACTGTGTGTGCACAAGTATGTGTGCGGGCGTGCACGCAtctgtgtgtctgcgtgtgcCCTCCAGACTGACGCCCAGGTGTGCCCGCCCTTACAGATACTTTAACTGCAGCTCCCCGGGGGTCCAGGCCTGCAGCCTTCCTGCCTCCTGCTGCGTCCACCCCGGGGAAGACGGAGCCTCTGTCAACGACCAGTGTGGCTCTGGAGCCCTGCGCCTGGACGAGGATGCCGCTCGGAGAGCGGTGCACCTGGAGGGCTGTGGCCCTCCTCTCCGGCGGTGGCTGCGCAGGAACGTGCGGGCCGCGGGCGCCTACGCCATCGTGGTTGTGGCGGTCCAAGGGGTGGAGCTCCTGTTGGCCAACCAGCTGGTGAGGGCCCTGGCCGTCTGCCGGGGGGAGGCGGACGGCCCCAGAGCCGCAGGGACGGTGGCCTTGTCCGCCCGCGCCTCACCCTCCGTGAAACGGCCCCTGCCAAACCGGCCTAGGGCTCACAGCCCAGGAGGACCCCCAGGGAAGGTGTCCTACGGCATCCCAGACGCCCTGGCCTCCTCCACCGGCTGCGCCTCCGGCCCCCCAGGGCCCCCCTTCCCCTGAGGGCAGAGCACGTCCGCCTCCTTCCCAGTTCCGTCAGGCCCTGCTAGAATGAGTCCCCGTGCCACCTCCCGATTTCACGATCTTTCGGGGACTTTCGTTCTCCGCCGCTGAGTCGGGCACTGCCTGCTCCCCGGCAAACGCCGCTGTGACCTGAGCGTAAGCTGAGCCTGGTGGGTGCTGCTGGCCGCTGTCTGCCTCCTCCGGGGACGCCAGGCAGAGCCACCCGGCGGGCAGGGAGCGTGTGGGGTATGGAGACCGGATGAAATCCTGCTGCCAAGCCCCCAACTCCAACCTCCACCTCCGACCGCCTCTGATGCCTACCTCCAAACCCTGCCTTGACCTCCGCTCTGACCCCGCCTCTGACGCTTTGCCTAGGATGTCACCTATGACCCCCAGTCTTGATCCCAGCCCTGATGTCTCACTCTCTCACCGCGGCCTGGGTACCTGCCCTCCTCTGGGGTCACCTCGCCCTTTCCCACCCGTTGTGGTGGTTGAGGTGGGGCCCAGGCGGGAGTAAACTTGAGCGACAGGCAGCATCCACACAATAAACAGCGCCGGTGTTAAGCGGGCAGCGTGAGGAACCCTTACCTAGCTAAGGCTCCTGGCCTTACCTAGGCGCCTAACCCTTACCTAGCTAAGCACCTGCAGATCGGCGCCGGGTCCGGAGCCGGCCTCTGCCAAGTCCTCTGCCCCCTCGCTGCGGGCACCCCGATCGCACTTCATCACCGTCGGTGACCCTTTCACATTAACGGGACCCCAGAGGGCCCTTCCCAAGAGTCACGTCTGCACCGTGCTGTGCGCAGACGCCCACAGACGCACCTGGCCCGTGTGGACGCACACTTGGGTGGCTTCCGGACGGTGACTGCTGCCGGGGACAGTTccacacaggtgtgtgtgtgtgtgcgtgcgcgcaggTGCGCCCGCTTCCCCCGGGTGTGGTGTCAGGGGCGGAGCTGCTGGGTCACGGGCGGGCGCCCATCCAGCTTTCGTGGACCACCGAGGGAGGACAGGCTGGCTGGGCCACTGAGCAAACTCCACAATCTCTCTGcgcctgtttcctcacctgtgggGCAGGGCTAAGCGTTCCCCCTCCCGGCAGGAGCTGTGGCTGGGCCCCATCCACCCCCTGG
The sequence above is drawn from the Lynx canadensis isolate LIC74 chromosome E1, mLynCan4.pri.v2, whole genome shotgun sequence genome and encodes:
- the TSPAN10 gene encoding tetraspanin-10, encoding MEEGEKSPLLVQDPGCQEGPLTSSRPGPVPQEERVWRAGPGGGPASSLPLGIGCLRCLTFLLNFLFSLLGLLALAIGLWGLAVKGSLGSVWGAALPEDPILGLVLGGLAVSAVSLAGCLGALCESAFLLRCFSGGLVAFLLLEAVVGALLVALWGPLQDGLEHTLRAAITHYQDDPGLRFLIDQVQLGLQCCGASSYRDWTRNVYFNCSSPGVQACSLPASCCVHPGEDGASVNDQCGSGALRLDEDAARRAVHLEGCGPPLRRWLRRNVRAAGAYAIVVVAVQGVELLLANQLVRALAVCRGEADGPRAAGTVALSARASPSVKRPLPNRPRAHSPGGPPGKVSYGIPDALASSTGCASGPPGPPFP